One Dreissena polymorpha isolate Duluth1 chromosome 9, UMN_Dpol_1.0, whole genome shotgun sequence genomic window carries:
- the LOC127844325 gene encoding uncharacterized protein LOC127844325 yields MRFGATVLLFVCFSACVAALPRNQHVVNRRAVPPPPTRQTDVTSTWPYGFMEFASLWAKCREWELFTTTDPSTATEEANRSDMGTLGIACTDLFDSMKDMKTDLSPEEEAAAMAQFNDNFPLFQCTNLQIYREETMAFLEHDTNAYNDDPFLSMTVRLAEMCYSVFKAYDDQGNRPEKRFWPWWTFFLG; encoded by the exons ATGAGGTTTGGGGCTACAGTTTTACTATTTGTCTGCTTCTCTGCTTGTGTTGCCGCTCTTCCGAGGAATCAACATGTTGTTAACAGGCGCGCTGTTCCTCCACCACCGA CGCGTCAAACCGATGTCACAAGCACCTGGCCTTACGGATTTATGGAAT TTGCCTCCCTGTGGGCCAAATGTCGCGAATGGGAGCTCTTTACTACAACTGATCCTAGCACAG CCACGGAGGAAGCAAATCGATCGGACATGGGAACGCTAGGAATTGCTTGCACTGATCTGTTCGATTCGATGAAAGACATGAAG ACGGACCTTAGCCCAGAGGAGGAGGCGGCCGCCATGGCACAGTTTAATGACAATTTCCCACTATTTCAGT GTACAAATCTTCAGATTTATCGTGAAGAAACCATGGCTTTCCTAGAGCATGACACTAACGCATACAACG ATGATCCATTTCTTTCAATGACTGTCCGCCTAGCTGAAATGTGCTACTCCGTATTCAAGGCGTACGATGATCAGGGAAATCGTCCCGAGAAG cGTTTTTGGCCTTGGTGGACCTTTTTCCTCGGCTGA